From the Kwoniella dendrophila CBS 6074 chromosome 8, complete sequence genome, the window TACCCATAACGTACTCAAATGGAAAGTCAAACAGCCCACGGGATATCATGATCCTATGATCCTATGATACCCCTCATGCATGTTACTACTGTATTAGTAATGTACCATAGAAGGGTTTGCCGAGATACCAGAAAGATATCGGTCTAAACCGAGCCGGTTAGGTTTTTTTTAGGCTTTTTCAGGGTTAATTAAGAGATTTAGACGACGGAAAATATGAGATATGAGATGTTCGAGTTAAACAGCGTCTGATAAAATACTGTAGATAGAGTTAGTTACTTCTGATTTGTGTTAATGAGTTGCTAAAGCTATGAGTGATGCTGCTTCGATTTCCATAAAATTAATGGACTTGACTGGTTTGTGTTGATAGACTTATAACATTAATTAAAACTCAGCGCTTTCAACAGAGTAATCCTCGTCGTCAAACCCTGCAGTAGCCCAATCGAAACGATATGGTTCGTCAGGACCAAGACGATCAGTTAGAAAAGGGTATCTACGATGATAAAGACAAATCCACTTCAAGTCAGGCTACCACTTCAACAGTGATTGAAACGATTCAACAAGCAGAAACACCTTACAGAAGTAAATACCTAGATGAGGAATCGCCCATGGGTGAGAAACATGATACCTTTGATCTCGGTGCCGAAATAGGAACTTCAAGGATATTATCCAGAGTGCCATCTTcgacaaaatcaaaatcagaatcaagagCAAAACGTACATATTCCAATGATAATAAACAGAATCATAACGGAAATGAGAGCGGGAATATCCTAAGTAGAATGACAAGCTCTTTATCTAGAATATCGACATCACAAACTCAAGCTCATGAATTGGATCTAGAAGAGGATTTAAGAAGACATGTTTCTCTACATGGTAAACAGAAACATGAcaaaaatgataatggtatattaGAAGATAAGGCTATTGTaaatttaggtgatggtgacGAAGAAGTTATAATAGTTGATTGGGTacctgatgatcctgatGTAAGTTCAATGTAATTTAACGTGATCAAGTTTAAAATGATATTTGGAAtatacctatatatatatggcTTACTGTTAATGATTGTCAATTAGAACCCATTCAATTGGCCTTCAGTAAGAAAATACGCTATTCTCTTGACATGCGTATTTATAACTTTTACAGGAACAGTTTCGTTAGTTGGTGTAGGAGTGAATGCAGAATGGGGAACAAGTTATTTTAATGTATCAAGAGAAATTTTTTTATTACAATTAACAATGCCAATGATTGCTATCGCTTTTACACCTATGGCTTTGGCTCCTCTTAGTGAAGTTGTAAGTGGACCACATAACAATGTGAGtgtgaagaatcaaaatgCTAATCCAGAGGATTATTTCAGATTGGGAGgaatatgatatatcaaGTTACATCTGTAATGTGAGCTATCGATTCCCCACACCTTATTATGTCTATTGTATAGCTAATCTTGGACAttgatgtatgtatatatgaatACAGTAATCTACTACTTTTCATTCCACAATGCATATCAAAGAATCATGATGGTGTACTGGCAGCTAGATTCTTTGTAAGTTATATGTATAATACCCTTCCTTTTTATCCTTACCGAcattgaagctgaagctgaatcttGCTTAATCCCTTCGTAGCAAGGCAGCATGATGAGCGTGGGAAATTCAATGGTTGGAGGTACAGTTGCAGATATGTTTTATCCAAAACAAAGAGGAATAGCAATGGGTGTATTTAGTGTGATGATTTTCACTTCACAAGGTATTGGAATAACTTCTGTAGGTTGGATTAGTCAGAAATTCGGTATAAGATGGTCATATATCGTAAGTTTACCTGAAGACCTCCATCGTGTTCACGtaaaaaattaaataaattCAAAGTAATGAATGTTCAGtaaaagaagagatagtaAGAGATTGACTGATCCTGTAATACAGATTCAAACTATAGCAGCAGCTTTCAACGTAATTCTAAATATTATAGTATTACGCGAAACTAGATCAGATGTTCTACTTTCAAGAAGAGCCAAAAAATTAACAAAACAAACTGGAAAGAAGCATATGTGTGTAGCGGatttacaaaagaaaagtttTTTCAGTTTAATGAGGGTATCTTTGATCAGACCTTTCTGTAAGTTTTCCCCCCTGCGTCTCTTATCTCAATTTTAAATcgtatatttgatttcacTGATTTCACTTACTTGTTTACTCATTCACTCGTAGTATACCTATTCACTGAACCTATAGTGACTGCTTTATCACTTTGGATTGGATTTGCTTGGGCGTGTGTATTCATGTTTGGTTCTTCAGTTATATTGGTTTTTCAAGCTTATGGATTTAATACAGCTCAAGCAGCAAGTTTTGAAATGTAAGTCAAAGTAGTAGTATATACAtgtttttgtctttttttaACTGAAACGTTAACTCATATGTAAATGTAATTTATAAAAAATAGAACATTATGTATCGCAGCTTTCATTGGATTTggttttcaatttcatcaagataaattataTCGAACTTCAGCAAAGAAACATAATGGTAAAGCACCTCCTGAAGCAAGATTATATTGGGCTGCATATGGTGGTTTGATGTTTCCTTTATTTTGTTTCATTTACGCTTGGACAGGTAGAGCTGGTATAGTTCATTGGGCAGTTCCAGCTGTTTGTCTAATTGGTTGTTATACAGGTATATTCATGATGTATACTGGTGTTTTGtaagttcttctttttcccttCCCATTTCACTTCTGATACTAATCAAAACTTGATGATAACCTTTGCATAATTTTATAGTACATACCTTGCAGATGCATATGAAGTATATTCCTCATCAGCTCAAGCTTCACATAGTTTTGTCAGAAATTTATTTTCCGGTCTTTTTCCTTTATTCAGTCGTCAAATGGTATGTTCAActcaattatcaagatcaaagatcATTTTCGCTGATTGAATTATCTGTCATTTTGATCTCGATCTCGATTAGTATAAAGGAATGGGATATCAATATGCAAATACGTTAGTGGCTTGTGTAGCATTAATATTATCTGCTGCACCTttcttattgattttttatgGTAAGAAGTTGCGgcagaaatcaaaagtttGCAGTACTTTATACAAGGATAGTTAGATGAAGTATGAATATGTCAATGTGTAATGTACCCGTTACATTCGGTCTGAACTGGGTACTATACGAGTACCGTATATAATCTATGATTGAATATGTTTCAAATCGATTTATATCAATTACTTGCCTTAGCTTCCCTTCTACACATATACAAAACCCGTTCACTAATACAGTAAGTTCCGTCTCAACGTGAAGTATGAAACCAATACTCTACTGTACAGCGAACCTAATTCCAGTAGTTACTAAATTTCTGTCAAAAATCCAACTTCTATAATTCCATCAGGGGATAAATTTAAATTTGCAATACGATTTCTCGTATTTTCCCTTGTCCAAATAAATGACCATAATAAAATCATTTTAAACCAATTATTTTTCTTTCTGTCAATTTTTAATTGTTCTTTACCGATAATATATAAAACTTTATGATTAAAAGCTTTTTCAAGAATTTGTATttgtctttgattttctaattccTTGGTCATTAGATGATttttaatttgattatatataattaaagataaatctggTGTAATTATATCATCGTTAAAACCATAATTTATAATTAATCTATAACAATAATTAGGATAAGTGTTTGgagaattacctaaattcaATCTAGTAATTTGAtatctatcattttcagatgatACAGTAGGTTTATTGATAGGTTTTAAATGGaaaaaaataataaattcaggtaaacatgataatttttcaataaattgattgaatacTTCTGGATTATCTTTtccagatttatcaaaaaatatacctaatccatTGATTTTGCTTAATGGTATAATACTGTTTTTTTTATCATGTTGAGATGTCGATTTCATTTCAAACACATTACCTTGACTAAAAGGTTTAAATTGGGATTCACCTGACCattgtttttctttaccaaatctccaaatcaataaaataaTCGCTAAAAtcgttgataatgataaagtGAACCATGCACCATCAGGTACTTTggtcaaagctgaagataaaaaagcaCCATCTAGAGAAGCGAATAAAAGCCAAATACCAACCACATATAAAGGATTGAAATGCCAAACGAAAATAGCTACTAAAGAAACCATTAAAGTATCGAAAAAAGTTACCATCATTACACAAACACCATAAGCGTTACCTAAACTTGTTGTGTTATTATAAATTGAAGCAACTAAAACAGTTCCAATCATTAATAACCAATTGATCGAAGGTATATACAATTGACCATGATATTTTTTCGATGTATGTTTTATTTTTAATTGTGGGAAATAAGATAGTTTCATAATTTGTGAAATTAATTGAAAACTTGCTGTTATAATTGCTTGTGAAGCTACTATAGCAGCTAAAATAGCTATAACCAAAGCAAAATACAATGTTCCTGGTGGAGCAGAATTAAAGAAAGGATTAGAATatgattttggattttcacTTATATATGAAGCTTGACCTGTAtaagtcaaaatcaaacaagGAAATACAAAACATAACCAACttatttgaattgatttgCGATTAAATGCACCTAAATCAGCAAATAAAGCTTCAACACCTGTAAAAGATAATaaaacaccacctaaatGTCTCCAACCTAATTCTTTATTTCTgattagataatttattcCATAATAAGGATAAAAAGCTTTAAATATTGTAGCATCATAATTAATTAAATTATAAATCCCAAATGAAGCATTTAATAGAAACCAAATCCCTATTATTGGTGCGAAAACAATTGTAATTTTTGATATACCTAATGGTTGAATGAGATAgagtaaaatcaaaataccaTCTGTAGTACCAATGATTGTACTTTTACTTATATTTGGAACAGCAACTTGAATACCTTGAATAGCACCTAAAACAGATTGAGCAGGAGTTAAAACTCCATCAGATAAAACCATAGTTACAGCTAAAATTCCAATTATTTTTAAAACAATTTTAACAATTTTACTAGCTTCTATTTTTCTGCGTAGTTGAATCCCTCGATGTCCTCTTTTACCTGTATTTTCTATATCGATCGTGGCTAATCGTTTCATCTCAACTTTTGAAGTTTCTCTAGGATTTTTTAAGTGATATTTAACTAAGATtaacaagaacaagaaaacaagaaaatcatttttaGTCAGccaaattagaaaaatcgttcggtttttttttttttttttctttctcatccCAAAATACATCAGATCTCTCACTTacatatcttgataataaagcaTATGTACTAAACGTACCACcctcaccatcattatctgcTCTAAGAATTACGCAAATATATTTTACAGtaaccatcaaaattaatGACCATAGTACTAACGATAGAATTCCAATTAAATCTCGttttgaaggtggatcagaaaaagttgatgaGAATACatataaaggtgatgtaCCAATATCACCGTAAATTACTCCTAAGGATTgaaaagataatgataaaagagataaacCAGAGAATTCCTAATTTTATTCAACCACCATGGATGTACAGTAAGCGTAAGCACTAGTAATGAACTTTGAGATTACagtatagtatatatattcaaGAACCCAAAAGAGGAGAAAGTAAAATAATCATTTCGGTAGATCGTTTGACTTACTTGAGTTTCACGATGATCACTTGAACGCTTCAATCCTGcctctccttcttcttcatccccAATAGTatttgttgaaggtatagcTGCCGATGCACGACGGGTACGTATATTGACAATCTCTTCGCCAACCTGATCTGCATTGTTAAATCTCGAGTTTGATGTTTTGTAATTGTAATGGAGACTGCTTTGGTGATCATCAGATAAGTAATGAGCATTGTCTTCTAGATTAAGATCAGTCATGGTCAATTAAGACAGTACACTTGAATATATTGAACCCCTTTTGTCAGTACTTTTAAGAGAGCCGGAGATTCAGTAGTCAGGTTAGTGATACTATACATGACTTTGGTATTTATATATTCCTGTTCGCACTCGCGATTCTGTCGAATGAAGTATCTTTCTGTTTTAATTGACAATTATCTTATCGAACCTCCTGAATGCAAAAAATGAGggatttttttcttttctttttgggtGTCCTCGAAATGCTTTTCTACCGATCGTAACCTGTAAGACTGTGCCAAAAAggacaaaagaaaaagggTAGTAGAATCTGCAGGAACAGGAAATATGAGATTAGAGATAACGAAATGGTCTTATGGATGAATGAATGCTTTTAACCATGTATAACAGCATGAACGTTTGATACACATATCCGAAAATAATATGAGGggtttttttcttttagctATATGTAATAAATTTCACGAATAAAGCTAAACTAGATAAGAGGTAAAAGTAGAGATGATAAGTAAGTAAACCTTGAGTCTTAACTTTTGCGCGAATTTCTACAGAATCAATTATTGAGCCGTACCAATCGGAAATTGCCTTTGATAGGTCAAATTGACAAAGTATAATATGATAATTTAATGCCATTTCCACATCAACATAGTCAAAAAATAAACACCGCAATTGATTGAAAAGCAAGGGTCACTTACTGTATTATGTACGTTTTAGATGAACttcaaaagaaggaagatgagaAACAACAATCACATGGTTACTTCTGGTTACGTTAATACTCTGACCATTTTACCttatatcaagataaaaTTGTTGATTGCCATAACTATCGGTATCTTGGTATTTTGACTGACATATATTAGTATAAATTGATAGTTGTAATCATATCTATAATGATACAGCATTTATCTCTCAAAACATATGAATCGCACAAAAATCGCGCATAATTAATTTTGGTATGTACGAGTTACAAGTATTTCGTTATTACTTTATTTTACTCACTCTTACTAAAATAGCTCAATTTTCACCATTGTACGTCAACATTCATATACACTAAATTCCCTCATACTGCATACCTCCTATACTACATAACCCTAATTCAAGTTATTTTACAAGGGGACACTTCATGGAAAGAAATCCAGTCCCCTCTCGCCTCGCTGGATGGATAAATCGCTCATCTTCAAGAACAGCTTCACTTGAAATGTTTTACCGAAACGGTCTAGAGTGGAAATTAGGAGGTTGAAGAAATTCGATACTATAGTCTGTTCTAAAAGCCTTTTCGTTCAGCTCAATTAAATGGCTTTACTTTTCTTGTCTGCTTTAATGTATATGGTAATTCCTGATGGCAAGTGCTCAATCTATATTGAATGACGCTCATTAATTCATATTATAACGCATATAATTTCgttatttcatcatcattctaATCTATCAATCTATTTTGTTTTCTATTTAAATCTATTGCCGGTATGATGATCTAACCATAACATCATTCCTCAACCCTTAAATTCGAATGCTTCTTTATTGATTCTACAACAGCTTGTCGTAATTAATGCGGAACCATAGGTAAATCCTTTTTATGTTCTTCATCCTCCAATacaccttgttcagctttaatAGTAGTCTTCTTCCTTCTAAACAATAATAGAATTAAAATAGCATTAAATATTAACCAACCAAATTCAAACCAAAATGAAGCTTGAacatttttgaaatttttcATATTATCTGGATATAAAGTTAATAAACCAGCTTGAATTGATAAACCAACAACTGAACCAATTTGTAAAGATACTTGTAATAATGCACCTGCTACTCCTGACATATGTGATGGTGCTGATGTCATTACTGTAATACTATTTAATCAGAGTATCAAGTTAGTATCGATTCATCTGACGATAAAAACATGTTGGGTGAAGGATTAAACATGTGAATGAGGCTgatcgaagaagaaagaatagcGAAgaaaaaaagcaaaagacTCACTTAACACCTAAGAAAACACACATATTTGAACCACTACTTATAAACAAAGCTGGAAAATCAAACTTCCAATATTGATTATTATAAATCTCACCATGAGAATAAATGAATAATATATAAGTTGCTGAACAAATTATTAATCCAGTTGAAATAACATATTTATaatttttaacttttgatAATACTTTAGGCATAATCAATGCACCTAATACAGCTGCGACACCTGCAGGTAACATTCTAATTGCTGCTATAATTGgtttttcatcaaataccGTTAAAAATCTTTCGATTAAAACAAGTTGATTGAACTGAAAAATGATTTTTTTTCCATTAAAAatttaaagataaagataaagataaagataaatacCATCATCAGTATGTTTCGTTCGCTCCATGGTAGCGAAAAAAACCGTaatagagaaaaagatggCGAAAAGAGAGGAAGATTGAGATCGTAGCTGAAATGACTCACGTTCCAAGTTGAATAAATACCTAAAGcaacaaaaatcattaaaGGCATATTTAATATTTTCCAGAATTCTGTAGGGATTAAAGCATatcctttaggtaattttgattcccAAATGAAAAACCCAATAAACAATGGCCATGACATTAAGAATGGAACTAAGAATTTCGCTGTAGTCCATCCATATGAAGCACCTAAAGTTAAACCTAAAATGAGTAAAATAATTCCAAATAACATTATCAAAGTTCCAATTATATCTAATCtttttaatttatctttagttGTTGAGACTTGACCAGAACTTTCTCCTTTTACTTTAGGTATAAGGATTAATGCTGAGAAAGCGAATGGTATACAAATTACAGCGATCATCTAATAAAAGTTCGGAAAAATTTGGaattaatattgattgtatatatatataaaagtGTACTTTTGATACACGACTTACTCTGAAAAACCATCTCCAAGCTGCTTGTTGACCTTCAGCAGTGATAAATCCGAATAATCCAGCAATTACAAGTCCAGTAGCATTTGCTATAGCACCACTTAAACCAAACATCGTTAATGCAACATGCAGTTCTTCAGGTTCGAAGATTGTAAGGATTAACCTGAATGCTGAAGGGATCTACGTGTAATACTTTTACATTAGCCTACCGAGCATGCTTGCGATTGtgagaatgaagaaaggGGTGCActaaaagatcaagagataagAATGGCTATAAATTCGACTCACCGTACCAGCACCTGCTATACCAGCTAATGCTCTGAATACAAAGAAAGCATATTGATTTGTCATAAAGGATAATATCAAAGTGAAAATCCCtaagatgaagaaactcCATGTGAAAACCGGCTTGGCTGAATACAAATCTGATACACGACCAAAGAATAATAAGAAGctattatttgatgatggcATGAGGAATATACATTAGCGCAATTCAAAGGTCACGTAGAGCTGTAGTCATTTTGCAAGATGGAGTATAGTACGGTAGAATGTTTGGATCTCCACTTACGCTGAAAACGTAACAACATATGAAGTCTATTGATGTTACGAACAGAATCATTAGCAATATCCTAACATAAAGCTCGGATCGTTCCATCTATACTCACAATAATCCATGTTGAAGATTCGTATAGAATACCAAGATTTTCTGATATTTGATCTGTATATATGAATAAACCAGATACGGCTACAACGTCTAGGTACTATTCATTTTGATTctcatcagcttttaattTATGCATGTGACACGTATCATTGGATGGAATATTGAATCGGATAGGTTGATGATCGATGTGCTATATTAACTTACTTGAGCCATACTAAAAATCAATAGTAAACACCATTTCCTACTCTGAGATAGCTTAACTGCCGGTTCGTCCTGAGACACATCCATGTCGTTAGGTTGGTCTAGTTTAGGTGTACCGTTCTCAAGTTCAGATAGATTCTTGATAGATCCTTCAGTCTTGATTGATCCATCAGAAACCGCCTGTCCTAGACGTTCTTGATCTACAACGGTTGTTATGGAAGATCGTTGACTCATATTTGCTGATGAGTATTGCTGTTAATTCCCCTGTTAACGTTATTAAACTCTTCCT encodes:
- a CDS encoding potassium uptake protein; amino-acid sequence: MTDLNLEDNAHYLSDDHQSSLHYNYKTSNSRFNNADQVGEEIVNIRTRRASAAIPSTNTIGDEEEGEAGLKRSSDHRETQEFSGLSLLSLSFQSLGVIYGDIGTSPLYVFSSTFSDPPSKRDLIGILSLVLWSLILMVTVKYICVILRADNDGEGGTFSTYALLSRYVIKYHLKNPRETSKVEMKRLATIDIENTGKRGHRGIQLRRKIEASKIVKIVLKIIGILAVTMVLSDGVLTPAQSVLGAIQGIQVAVPNISKSTIIGTTDGILILLYLIQPLGISKITIVFAPIIGIWFLLNASFGIYNLINYDATIFKAFYPYYGINYLIRNKELGWRHLGGVLLSFTGVEALFADLGAFNRKSIQISWLCFVFPCLILTYTGQASYISENPKSYSNPFFNSAPPGTLYFALVIAILAAIVASQAIITASFQLISQIMKLSYFPQLKIKHTSKKYHGQLYIPSINWLLMIGTVLVASIYNNTTSLGNAYGVCVMMVTFFDTLMVSLVAIFVWHFNPLYVVGIWLLFASLDGAFLSSALTKVPDGAWFTLSLSTILAIILLIWRFGKEKQWSGESQFKPFSQGNVFEMKSTSQHDKKNSIIPLSKINGLGIFFDKSGKDNPEVFNQFIEKLSCLPEFIIFFHLKPINKPTVSSENDRYQITRLNLGNSPNTYPNYCYRLIINYGFNDDIITPDLSLIIYNQIKNHLMTKELENQRQIQILEKAFNHKVLYIIGKEQLKIDRKKNNWFKMILLWSFIWTRENTRNRIANLNLSPDGIIEVGFLTEI